In one window of Helianthus annuus cultivar XRQ/B chromosome 17, HanXRQr2.0-SUNRISE, whole genome shotgun sequence DNA:
- the LOC110924426 gene encoding uncharacterized protein LOC110924426, with protein MIWGKIGNGWETRFWIDPWLCPEVLKDKFPRLFLLEVKKRCMVAERLTQDRGGCTVHWQWKQMPYEVNDIDQRVELEAMLQQCALTTRRDSWEWKDKKNGVFTVAGAKKWLTGQNSNRYPFGFKWCKWVPAKCKIFMWRAFLDRIPTKTALRRRNMQVQDEECVMCGEGLDSTDHILTECGIASGVWNGISMWCRIPQVFAFSTSDLVHIFDQYTQPEIKKKALQGVIIITCWRLWKARNEVIFSNKVPKVVDIVSDVKALGFLWYSTRARRDSVDWEKWCKFDLM; from the coding sequence ATGATTTGGGGGAAAATTGGAAACGGTTGGGAGACTCGGTTTTGGATTGATCCTTGGTTGTGTCCAGAAGTTTTGAAAGATAAATTTCCTAGGCTTTTTTTGCTAGAAGTAAAGAAAAGGTGCATGGTAGCGGAACGACTTACACAAGATAGAGGAGGATGTACGGTTCATTGGCAGTGGAAGCAAATGCCTTATGAGGTGAATGATATAGATCAAAGGGTGGAGTTGGAAGCTATGTTGCAGCAGTGTGCTTTGACGACAAGAAGAGATTCATGGGAGTGGAAAGATAAAAAGAATGGAGTTTTTACGGTTGCAGGAGCTAAAAAATGGCTGACGGGTCAGAATAGTAACAGATATCCTTTTGGGTTCAAGTGGTGTAAATGGGTGCCGGCGAAATGTAAGATATTTATGTGGCGGGCGTTTCTGGATCGCATCCCTACGAAAACAGCGTTGAGGCGAAGGAACATGCAAGTTCAAGATGAGGAGTGCGTTATGTGTGGAGAAGGTTTGGATTCGACGGATCACATTCTCACAGAATGTGGCATTGCTTCGGGTGTTTGGAATGGTATTTCTATGTGGTGCCGCATTCCGCAGGTGTTTGCTTTTTCTACTAGCGATTTGGTTCATATATTTGATCAATATACTCAGCCGGAGATCAAGAAGAAAGCGTTACAAGGAGTAATTATTATAACGTGTTGGAGGCTTTGGAAAGCTAGGAACGAGGTGATTTTCTCCAATAAAGTTCCAAAAGTAGTCGATATAGTGTCGGATGTTAAGGCTTTAGGGTTTTTGTGGTATAGTACTAGGGCGAGACGGGATTCGGTGGATTGGGAGAAATGGTGTAAGTTTGATTTGATGTAA